A single window of Balaenoptera acutorostrata chromosome X, mBalAcu1.1, whole genome shotgun sequence DNA harbors:
- the UPF3B gene encoding regulator of nonsense transcripts 3B isoform X5, translated as MKIFARRKLNPKRRTNKKKCLYPHMYARAYINFKNQEDIILFRDRFDGYVFLDNKGQEYPAIVEFAPFQKAAKKKTKKRDTKVGTIDDDPEYRKFLESYAADNEKMTSTPETLLEEIEAKNRELIAKKTTPLLSFLKNKQRMREEKREERRRREIERKRQREEERRKWKEEEKRKRKDIEKLKKIDRVPERDKLKDEPKIKVHRFLLQAVNQKNLLKKPEKGDEKELDKREKAKKLDKENLSDERASGQSCPLPKRSDGEFKDEKPKRPEDESGREYRERERDYERDQERILRERERLKRQEEERRRQKERYEKEKAFKRKEEEMKKEKEALRDKGKKPESTEPVGSSEKTEKKEEVVKRDRIRNKDRPAMQLYQPGARSRNRLCPHDDSTKSGDSTIEKKQESGISHRKEGSEE; from the exons atgaagatttttgcAAGAAGGAAATTGAACccaaaaaggagaacaaacaaaaagaaatg CCTGTATCCTCATATGTATGCCAGAGCATACATCAACTTTAAAAACCAGGAGGACATTATTTTGTTCAGGGATCGTTTCGATGGTTATGTATTCCTTGACAATAAAG GTCAGGAATATCCTGCCATAGTAGAATTTGCACCTTTTCAAAAAGCTGCAAAAAAGAAGACTAAGAAAAGAGATACTAAAGTTGGGACTATCGATGATG atCCAGAATATAGAAAATTTTTGGAAAGTTATGCTGCAGATAATGAGAAAATGACATCTACTCCAGAGACACTGCTAGAGGAAATAGAAGCAAAAAATAGAGAATTAATAG CTAAAAAGACAACCCCACTTTTGAGCTTCCTGAAAAACAAGCAG AggatgagagaagaaaagagagaagaaagaaggaggcgagaaatagaaagaaaaagacaaagagaagaagagaggaggaaatggaaagaagaagagaaacgaAAAAGGAAAGATATAGAAAAGCTAAAGAAGATAGACAGAGTTCCAGAAAGGGACAAACTAAAGGATGAACCAAAGATTAAG GTACACAGGTTTCTGTTACAAGCTGTGAATCAGAAAAAT CTGCTCAAGAAGCCAGAAAAAGGCGATGAAAAAGAATTGGACAAAAGAGAAAAGGCCAAGAAATTGGACAAAGAGAATCTGAGTGATGAAAGAGCCAGTGGGCAGAGTTGTCCATTGCCCAAACGTTCTGATGGTGAATTTAAAGATGAAAAGCCTAAGAG ACCTGAAGATGAGAGTGGCAGAGAATACAGGGAGAGGGAGCGGGATTATGAACGAGACCAAGAGCGCATACTGCGGGAAAGAGAGAGGCTGAAGCGGCAGGAGGAAGAGCGCCGCAGGCAGAAGGAGCGCTATGAGAAAGAGAAggcttttaaaagaaaggaagaagaaatgaaaaaagagaaagaagcccTTCGGGATAAAGGAAAGAAGCCTGAAAGTACAGAACCAGTAGGCAGCtcagaaaaaactgaaaagaaagaggaagtggtTAAGAGAGATCGCATAAGAAACAAG gaTCGCCCAGCAATGCAGCTTTACCAACCAGGAGCTCGAAGCCGAAATCGACTCTGTCCCCATGATGACAGCACCAAGTCTGGAGATTCAACCATAGAAAAAAAGCAGGAAAGTGGTATTagccatagaaaagaaggaagcGAGGAGTGA
- the UPF3B gene encoding regulator of nonsense transcripts 3B isoform X6, whose protein sequence is MKEEKEHRPKEKRVTLLTPPGATGSVCGASGDSIKREDKQDRNKEKKEALSKVVIRRLPPTLTKEQLQEHLQPMPEHDYFEFFSNDTSLYPHMYARAYINFKNQEDIILFRDRFDGYVFLDNKGQEYPAIVEFAPFQKAAKKKTKKRDTKVGTIDDDPEYRKFLESYAADNEKMTSTPETLLEEIEAKNRELIAKKTTPLLSFLKNKQRMREEKREERRRREIERKRQREEERRKWKEEEKRKRKDIEKLKKIDRVPERDKLKDEPKIKVHRFLLQAVNQKNLLKKPEKGDEKELDKREKAKKLDKENLSDERASGQSCPLPKRSDGEFKDEKPKRIAQQCSFTNQELEAEIDSVPMMTAPSLEIQP, encoded by the exons atgaaggaggagaaggagcatAGGCCTAAGGAGAAGCGAGTAACCCTCTTGACTCCCCCGGGGGCCACAGGCAGCGTCTGTGGGGCTTCGGGGGACAGCATCAAACGGGAAGATAAGCAGGATCGGaacaaggagaagaaagaggcGTTGAGCAAG GTGGTAATACGGAGATTACCGCCCACTTTGACCAAGGAGCAGCTTCAGGAACATCTTCAGCCTATGCCTGAGCAtgattattttgagtttttttctaATGATActag CCTGTATCCTCATATGTATGCCAGAGCATACATCAACTTTAAAAACCAGGAGGACATTATTTTGTTCAGGGATCGTTTCGATGGTTATGTATTCCTTGACAATAAAG GTCAGGAATATCCTGCCATAGTAGAATTTGCACCTTTTCAAAAAGCTGCAAAAAAGAAGACTAAGAAAAGAGATACTAAAGTTGGGACTATCGATGATG atCCAGAATATAGAAAATTTTTGGAAAGTTATGCTGCAGATAATGAGAAAATGACATCTACTCCAGAGACACTGCTAGAGGAAATAGAAGCAAAAAATAGAGAATTAATAG CTAAAAAGACAACCCCACTTTTGAGCTTCCTGAAAAACAAGCAG AggatgagagaagaaaagagagaagaaagaaggaggcgagaaatagaaagaaaaagacaaagagaagaagagaggaggaaatggaaagaagaagagaaacgaAAAAGGAAAGATATAGAAAAGCTAAAGAAGATAGACAGAGTTCCAGAAAGGGACAAACTAAAGGATGAACCAAAGATTAAG GTACACAGGTTTCTGTTACAAGCTGTGAATCAGAAAAAT CTGCTCAAGAAGCCAGAAAAAGGCGATGAAAAAGAATTGGACAAAAGAGAAAAGGCCAAGAAATTGGACAAAGAGAATCTGAGTGATGAAAGAGCCAGTGGGCAGAGTTGTCCATTGCCCAAACGTTCTGATGGTGAATTTAAAGATGAAAAGCCTAAGAG gaTCGCCCAGCAATGCAGCTTTACCAACCAGGAGCTCGAAGCCGAAATCGACTCTGTCCCCATGATGACAGCACCAAGTCTGGAGATTCAACCATAG
- the UPF3B gene encoding regulator of nonsense transcripts 3B isoform X2 encodes MKEEKEHRPKEKRVTLLTPPGATGSVCGASGDSIKREDKQDRNKEKKEALSKVVIRRLPPTLTKEQLQEHLQPMPEHDYFEFFSNDTSLYPHMYARAYINFKNQEDIILFRDRFDGYVFLDNKGQEYPAIVEFAPFQKAAKKKTKKRDTKVGTIDDDPEYRKFLESYAADNEKMTSTPETLLEEIEAKNRELIAKKTTPLLSFLKNKQRMREEKREERRRREIERKRQREEERRKWKEEEKRKRKDIEKLKKIDRVPERDKLKDEPKIKLLKKPEKGDEKELDKREKAKKLDKENLSDERASGQSCPLPKRSDGEFKDEKPKRPEDESGREYRERERDYERDQERILRERERLKRQEEERRRQKERYEKEKAFKRKEEEMKKEKEALRDKGKKPESTEPVGSSEKTEKKEEVVKRDRIRNKDRPAMQLYQPGARSRNRLCPHDDSTKSGDSTIEKKQESGISHRKEGSEE; translated from the exons atgaaggaggagaaggagcatAGGCCTAAGGAGAAGCGAGTAACCCTCTTGACTCCCCCGGGGGCCACAGGCAGCGTCTGTGGGGCTTCGGGGGACAGCATCAAACGGGAAGATAAGCAGGATCGGaacaaggagaagaaagaggcGTTGAGCAAG GTGGTAATACGGAGATTACCGCCCACTTTGACCAAGGAGCAGCTTCAGGAACATCTTCAGCCTATGCCTGAGCAtgattattttgagtttttttctaATGATActag CCTGTATCCTCATATGTATGCCAGAGCATACATCAACTTTAAAAACCAGGAGGACATTATTTTGTTCAGGGATCGTTTCGATGGTTATGTATTCCTTGACAATAAAG GTCAGGAATATCCTGCCATAGTAGAATTTGCACCTTTTCAAAAAGCTGCAAAAAAGAAGACTAAGAAAAGAGATACTAAAGTTGGGACTATCGATGATG atCCAGAATATAGAAAATTTTTGGAAAGTTATGCTGCAGATAATGAGAAAATGACATCTACTCCAGAGACACTGCTAGAGGAAATAGAAGCAAAAAATAGAGAATTAATAG CTAAAAAGACAACCCCACTTTTGAGCTTCCTGAAAAACAAGCAG AggatgagagaagaaaagagagaagaaagaaggaggcgagaaatagaaagaaaaagacaaagagaagaagagaggaggaaatggaaagaagaagagaaacgaAAAAGGAAAGATATAGAAAAGCTAAAGAAGATAGACAGAGTTCCAGAAAGGGACAAACTAAAGGATGAACCAAAGATTAAG CTGCTCAAGAAGCCAGAAAAAGGCGATGAAAAAGAATTGGACAAAAGAGAAAAGGCCAAGAAATTGGACAAAGAGAATCTGAGTGATGAAAGAGCCAGTGGGCAGAGTTGTCCATTGCCCAAACGTTCTGATGGTGAATTTAAAGATGAAAAGCCTAAGAG ACCTGAAGATGAGAGTGGCAGAGAATACAGGGAGAGGGAGCGGGATTATGAACGAGACCAAGAGCGCATACTGCGGGAAAGAGAGAGGCTGAAGCGGCAGGAGGAAGAGCGCCGCAGGCAGAAGGAGCGCTATGAGAAAGAGAAggcttttaaaagaaaggaagaagaaatgaaaaaagagaaagaagcccTTCGGGATAAAGGAAAGAAGCCTGAAAGTACAGAACCAGTAGGCAGCtcagaaaaaactgaaaagaaagaggaagtggtTAAGAGAGATCGCATAAGAAACAAG gaTCGCCCAGCAATGCAGCTTTACCAACCAGGAGCTCGAAGCCGAAATCGACTCTGTCCCCATGATGACAGCACCAAGTCTGGAGATTCAACCATAGAAAAAAAGCAGGAAAGTGGTATTagccatagaaaagaaggaagcGAGGAGTGA
- the UPF3B gene encoding regulator of nonsense transcripts 3B isoform X1: MKEEKEHRPKEKRVTLLTPPGATGSVCGASGDSIKREDKQDRNKEKKEALSKVVIRRLPPTLTKEQLQEHLQPMPEHDYFEFFSNDTSLYPHMYARAYINFKNQEDIILFRDRFDGYVFLDNKGQEYPAIVEFAPFQKAAKKKTKKRDTKVGTIDDDPEYRKFLESYAADNEKMTSTPETLLEEIEAKNRELIAKKTTPLLSFLKNKQRMREEKREERRRREIERKRQREEERRKWKEEEKRKRKDIEKLKKIDRVPERDKLKDEPKIKVHRFLLQAVNQKNLLKKPEKGDEKELDKREKAKKLDKENLSDERASGQSCPLPKRSDGEFKDEKPKRPEDESGREYRERERDYERDQERILRERERLKRQEEERRRQKERYEKEKAFKRKEEEMKKEKEALRDKGKKPESTEPVGSSEKTEKKEEVVKRDRIRNKDRPAMQLYQPGARSRNRLCPHDDSTKSGDSTIEKKQESGISHRKEGSEE; encoded by the exons atgaaggaggagaaggagcatAGGCCTAAGGAGAAGCGAGTAACCCTCTTGACTCCCCCGGGGGCCACAGGCAGCGTCTGTGGGGCTTCGGGGGACAGCATCAAACGGGAAGATAAGCAGGATCGGaacaaggagaagaaagaggcGTTGAGCAAG GTGGTAATACGGAGATTACCGCCCACTTTGACCAAGGAGCAGCTTCAGGAACATCTTCAGCCTATGCCTGAGCAtgattattttgagtttttttctaATGATActag CCTGTATCCTCATATGTATGCCAGAGCATACATCAACTTTAAAAACCAGGAGGACATTATTTTGTTCAGGGATCGTTTCGATGGTTATGTATTCCTTGACAATAAAG GTCAGGAATATCCTGCCATAGTAGAATTTGCACCTTTTCAAAAAGCTGCAAAAAAGAAGACTAAGAAAAGAGATACTAAAGTTGGGACTATCGATGATG atCCAGAATATAGAAAATTTTTGGAAAGTTATGCTGCAGATAATGAGAAAATGACATCTACTCCAGAGACACTGCTAGAGGAAATAGAAGCAAAAAATAGAGAATTAATAG CTAAAAAGACAACCCCACTTTTGAGCTTCCTGAAAAACAAGCAG AggatgagagaagaaaagagagaagaaagaaggaggcgagaaatagaaagaaaaagacaaagagaagaagagaggaggaaatggaaagaagaagagaaacgaAAAAGGAAAGATATAGAAAAGCTAAAGAAGATAGACAGAGTTCCAGAAAGGGACAAACTAAAGGATGAACCAAAGATTAAG GTACACAGGTTTCTGTTACAAGCTGTGAATCAGAAAAAT CTGCTCAAGAAGCCAGAAAAAGGCGATGAAAAAGAATTGGACAAAAGAGAAAAGGCCAAGAAATTGGACAAAGAGAATCTGAGTGATGAAAGAGCCAGTGGGCAGAGTTGTCCATTGCCCAAACGTTCTGATGGTGAATTTAAAGATGAAAAGCCTAAGAG ACCTGAAGATGAGAGTGGCAGAGAATACAGGGAGAGGGAGCGGGATTATGAACGAGACCAAGAGCGCATACTGCGGGAAAGAGAGAGGCTGAAGCGGCAGGAGGAAGAGCGCCGCAGGCAGAAGGAGCGCTATGAGAAAGAGAAggcttttaaaagaaaggaagaagaaatgaaaaaagagaaagaagcccTTCGGGATAAAGGAAAGAAGCCTGAAAGTACAGAACCAGTAGGCAGCtcagaaaaaactgaaaagaaagaggaagtggtTAAGAGAGATCGCATAAGAAACAAG gaTCGCCCAGCAATGCAGCTTTACCAACCAGGAGCTCGAAGCCGAAATCGACTCTGTCCCCATGATGACAGCACCAAGTCTGGAGATTCAACCATAGAAAAAAAGCAGGAAAGTGGTATTagccatagaaaagaaggaagcGAGGAGTGA
- the UPF3B gene encoding regulator of nonsense transcripts 3B isoform X4, whose protein sequence is MVVIRRLPPTLTKEQLQEHLQPMPEHDYFEFFSNDTSLYPHMYARAYINFKNQEDIILFRDRFDGYVFLDNKGQEYPAIVEFAPFQKAAKKKTKKRDTKVGTIDDDPEYRKFLESYAADNEKMTSTPETLLEEIEAKNRELIAKKTTPLLSFLKNKQRMREEKREERRRREIERKRQREEERRKWKEEEKRKRKDIEKLKKIDRVPERDKLKDEPKIKVHRFLLQAVNQKNLLKKPEKGDEKELDKREKAKKLDKENLSDERASGQSCPLPKRSDGEFKDEKPKRPEDESGREYRERERDYERDQERILRERERLKRQEEERRRQKERYEKEKAFKRKEEEMKKEKEALRDKGKKPESTEPVGSSEKTEKKEEVVKRDRIRNKDRPAMQLYQPGARSRNRLCPHDDSTKSGDSTIEKKQESGISHRKEGSEE, encoded by the exons atg GTGGTAATACGGAGATTACCGCCCACTTTGACCAAGGAGCAGCTTCAGGAACATCTTCAGCCTATGCCTGAGCAtgattattttgagtttttttctaATGATActag CCTGTATCCTCATATGTATGCCAGAGCATACATCAACTTTAAAAACCAGGAGGACATTATTTTGTTCAGGGATCGTTTCGATGGTTATGTATTCCTTGACAATAAAG GTCAGGAATATCCTGCCATAGTAGAATTTGCACCTTTTCAAAAAGCTGCAAAAAAGAAGACTAAGAAAAGAGATACTAAAGTTGGGACTATCGATGATG atCCAGAATATAGAAAATTTTTGGAAAGTTATGCTGCAGATAATGAGAAAATGACATCTACTCCAGAGACACTGCTAGAGGAAATAGAAGCAAAAAATAGAGAATTAATAG CTAAAAAGACAACCCCACTTTTGAGCTTCCTGAAAAACAAGCAG AggatgagagaagaaaagagagaagaaagaaggaggcgagaaatagaaagaaaaagacaaagagaagaagagaggaggaaatggaaagaagaagagaaacgaAAAAGGAAAGATATAGAAAAGCTAAAGAAGATAGACAGAGTTCCAGAAAGGGACAAACTAAAGGATGAACCAAAGATTAAG GTACACAGGTTTCTGTTACAAGCTGTGAATCAGAAAAAT CTGCTCAAGAAGCCAGAAAAAGGCGATGAAAAAGAATTGGACAAAAGAGAAAAGGCCAAGAAATTGGACAAAGAGAATCTGAGTGATGAAAGAGCCAGTGGGCAGAGTTGTCCATTGCCCAAACGTTCTGATGGTGAATTTAAAGATGAAAAGCCTAAGAG ACCTGAAGATGAGAGTGGCAGAGAATACAGGGAGAGGGAGCGGGATTATGAACGAGACCAAGAGCGCATACTGCGGGAAAGAGAGAGGCTGAAGCGGCAGGAGGAAGAGCGCCGCAGGCAGAAGGAGCGCTATGAGAAAGAGAAggcttttaaaagaaaggaagaagaaatgaaaaaagagaaagaagcccTTCGGGATAAAGGAAAGAAGCCTGAAAGTACAGAACCAGTAGGCAGCtcagaaaaaactgaaaagaaagaggaagtggtTAAGAGAGATCGCATAAGAAACAAG gaTCGCCCAGCAATGCAGCTTTACCAACCAGGAGCTCGAAGCCGAAATCGACTCTGTCCCCATGATGACAGCACCAAGTCTGGAGATTCAACCATAGAAAAAAAGCAGGAAAGTGGTATTagccatagaaaagaaggaagcGAGGAGTGA
- the UPF3B gene encoding regulator of nonsense transcripts 3B isoform X3, whose amino-acid sequence MACKSIKVVIRRLPPTLTKEQLQEHLQPMPEHDYFEFFSNDTSLYPHMYARAYINFKNQEDIILFRDRFDGYVFLDNKGQEYPAIVEFAPFQKAAKKKTKKRDTKVGTIDDDPEYRKFLESYAADNEKMTSTPETLLEEIEAKNRELIAKKTTPLLSFLKNKQRMREEKREERRRREIERKRQREEERRKWKEEEKRKRKDIEKLKKIDRVPERDKLKDEPKIKVHRFLLQAVNQKNLLKKPEKGDEKELDKREKAKKLDKENLSDERASGQSCPLPKRSDGEFKDEKPKRPEDESGREYRERERDYERDQERILRERERLKRQEEERRRQKERYEKEKAFKRKEEEMKKEKEALRDKGKKPESTEPVGSSEKTEKKEEVVKRDRIRNKDRPAMQLYQPGARSRNRLCPHDDSTKSGDSTIEKKQESGISHRKEGSEE is encoded by the exons GTGGTAATACGGAGATTACCGCCCACTTTGACCAAGGAGCAGCTTCAGGAACATCTTCAGCCTATGCCTGAGCAtgattattttgagtttttttctaATGATActag CCTGTATCCTCATATGTATGCCAGAGCATACATCAACTTTAAAAACCAGGAGGACATTATTTTGTTCAGGGATCGTTTCGATGGTTATGTATTCCTTGACAATAAAG GTCAGGAATATCCTGCCATAGTAGAATTTGCACCTTTTCAAAAAGCTGCAAAAAAGAAGACTAAGAAAAGAGATACTAAAGTTGGGACTATCGATGATG atCCAGAATATAGAAAATTTTTGGAAAGTTATGCTGCAGATAATGAGAAAATGACATCTACTCCAGAGACACTGCTAGAGGAAATAGAAGCAAAAAATAGAGAATTAATAG CTAAAAAGACAACCCCACTTTTGAGCTTCCTGAAAAACAAGCAG AggatgagagaagaaaagagagaagaaagaaggaggcgagaaatagaaagaaaaagacaaagagaagaagagaggaggaaatggaaagaagaagagaaacgaAAAAGGAAAGATATAGAAAAGCTAAAGAAGATAGACAGAGTTCCAGAAAGGGACAAACTAAAGGATGAACCAAAGATTAAG GTACACAGGTTTCTGTTACAAGCTGTGAATCAGAAAAAT CTGCTCAAGAAGCCAGAAAAAGGCGATGAAAAAGAATTGGACAAAAGAGAAAAGGCCAAGAAATTGGACAAAGAGAATCTGAGTGATGAAAGAGCCAGTGGGCAGAGTTGTCCATTGCCCAAACGTTCTGATGGTGAATTTAAAGATGAAAAGCCTAAGAG ACCTGAAGATGAGAGTGGCAGAGAATACAGGGAGAGGGAGCGGGATTATGAACGAGACCAAGAGCGCATACTGCGGGAAAGAGAGAGGCTGAAGCGGCAGGAGGAAGAGCGCCGCAGGCAGAAGGAGCGCTATGAGAAAGAGAAggcttttaaaagaaaggaagaagaaatgaaaaaagagaaagaagcccTTCGGGATAAAGGAAAGAAGCCTGAAAGTACAGAACCAGTAGGCAGCtcagaaaaaactgaaaagaaagaggaagtggtTAAGAGAGATCGCATAAGAAACAAG gaTCGCCCAGCAATGCAGCTTTACCAACCAGGAGCTCGAAGCCGAAATCGACTCTGTCCCCATGATGACAGCACCAAGTCTGGAGATTCAACCATAGAAAAAAAGCAGGAAAGTGGTATTagccatagaaaagaaggaagcGAGGAGTGA